One segment of Brassica napus cultivar Da-Ae chromosome C3, Da-Ae, whole genome shotgun sequence DNA contains the following:
- the LOC106382979 gene encoding ribosomal RNA-processing protein 14-like gives MTKSRGTDMAKKKEKVDSESDINCVAHQHAVFFDKLIELIPARFYLPDETEKKWFPGLSKAQKARAKRKTTENLKKARRDRLDPEKSALTTLDLLKQKIEKEKKLSHVVADDDDDDSEEEEADNNKKARTDSVTYEELRQRLHRKIDELKGGRGGSDRPRSHEKRKKIVPNKRKRESSSVEESKAADKGKGKLDVEEAAKDLTFGYVKIDDDEEHGKDKKKRRLSKSRELERALKLEAAKKDPEKGEVIAKKHSWQAATSRAAGIKVHDDPKLLKQSIHKEKKRHEKNAEKWKERVEGQQKVRVEKQQKRSGNIADRIEQNKQRKIAKREKKLLRPGFEGRKEGFVNEGGK, from the exons ATGACTAAATCTCGTGGTACTGAT atggcaaagaagaaggagaaagttGATTCTGAGTCGGATATTAATTGTGTGGCTCATCAGCATGCGGTGTTTTTCGATAAGTTGATAGAGCTCATCCCCGCGAGATTCTACTTACCTGATGAGACGGAGAAGAAGTGGTTTCCTGGTCTTAGCAAGGCTCAGAAGGCTAGAGCCAAGAGGAAAACAACTGAGAATCTGAAGAAAGCGAGGAGGGATAGGTTGGATCCTGAGAAGTCTGCTTTGACGACTCTTGATTTGCTGAAACAGAAgatagagaaggagaagaagttgAGTCATGTGGTtgcagatgatgatgatgatgacagtGAGGAGGAGGAAGCTGATAACAATAAGAAGGCTAGGACTGATTCGGTTACTTACGAGGAGCTGAGGCAGCGTCTCCACCGCAAGATTGATGAGCTTAAAGGTGGTCGTGGAGGCTCAGACAGACCAAGAAGCCAcgaaaagaggaagaagattgtGCCTAATAAGAGAAAGAGGGAGTCAAGTTCTGTGGAGGAGAGTAAGGCAGCAGATAAGGGTAAGGGTAAGCTGGATGTGGAAGAGGCTGCTAAGGATCTCACGTTCGGTTACGTCAAGATCGATGACGACGAGGAGCACgggaaagataaaaagaaacgTAGGCTTTCTAAGTCGAGAGAGCTTGAAAGAGCTTTGAAGTTGGAGGCAGCAAAGAAGGATCCAGAAAAGGGTGAAGTGATTGCAAAGAAGCACTCGTGGCAGGCGGCTACAAGCAGAGCAGCTGGTATCAAGGTTCACGACGACCCAAAGCTCCTGAAGCAGAGCATccacaaagagaagaagaggcaCGAGAAGAACGCGGAGAAGTGGAAGGAGAGAGTTGAAGGACAACAGAAGGTTAGAGTTGAGAAGCAGCAGAAGAGATCAGGGAACATTGCGGATAGGATTGAACAGAACAAGCAGCGGAAGATCGCAAAGAGGGAGAAGAAGCTTCTTCGTCCTGGCTTTGAAGGCCGCAAAGAAGGGTTTGTGAATGAAGGTGGAAAGTGA
- the LOC106383167 gene encoding uncharacterized protein LOC106383167, with product MPHGKHSTIYSTREIYNLLRVHHQRVPWHKEVWFSKGIPRHKFLSWLFVLDRCPTKDRMMEWGFATDPMCILCNSGLESRDHLYFSCSYTWDIWYSVAGRSGFSSPRVWNEILRHLQKLNTPTHTRLLVLLAWQASIYCIWAERNARLHRSRFRPPSAIVKEIHTIVKLRIASIRIDDPHLASVLFQAWVS from the coding sequence ATGCCTCACGGAAAACACTCAACTATCTACTCAACAAGGGAAATCTACAACCTGTTGCGCGTCCACCACCAGCGAGTCCCTTGGCACAAGGAAGTATGGTTCTCCAAAGGAATTCCACGCCACAAGTTCCTATCTTGGCTCTTCGTTCTGGACAGATGCCCCACTAAAGATAGAATGATGGAGTGGGGTTTTGCTACTGACCCTATGTGCATCCTCTGTAACTCGGGCCTTGAATCTAGAGATCATCTGTACTTCTCTTGCTCCTACACTTGGGACATTTGGTACTCAGTGGCTGGTAGATCGGGCTTCTCCTCTCCAAGAGTGTGGAATGAAATCCTCCGAcatttacaaaaactaaataCTCCGACACACACCAGACTACTAGTTCTCTTGGCTTGGCAAGCTTCGATCTATTGTATATGGGCGGAACGCAATGCACGGCTCCACCGAAGTAGATTCAGACCTCCTTCCGCCATCGTCAAGGAAATACACACTATCGTCAAGCTAAGGATTGCATCTATTCGTATAGATGATCCTCACCTAGCGTCTGTCCTCTTCCAAGCTTGGGTCTCCTAA